The following are encoded together in the Gorilla gorilla gorilla isolate KB3781 chromosome 14, NHGRI_mGorGor1-v2.1_pri, whole genome shotgun sequence genome:
- the STOML3 gene encoding stomatin-like protein 3 isoform X1, translated as MDSRVSSPEKQDKENFVGVNNKRLGVCGWILFSLSFLLVIITFPISIWMCLKIIKEYERAVVFRLGRIQADKAKGPGLILVLPCIDVFVKVDLRTVTCNIPPQEILTRDSVTTQVDGVVYYRIYSAVSAVANVNDVHQATFLLAQTTLRNVLGTQTLSQILAGREEIAHSIQTLLDDATELWGIRVARVEIKDVRIPVQLQRSMAAEAEATREARAKVLAAEGEMNASKSLKSACMVLAESPIALQLRYLQTLSTVATEKNSTIVFPLPMNILEGIGGVSYDNHKKLPNKA; from the exons GTGTCAACAATAAACGGCTTGGTGTATGTGGCTGGATCCTGTTTTCCCTCTCTTTCCTGTTGGTGATCATTACCTTCCCCATCTCCATATGGATGTGCTTGAAG ATCATTAAGGAGTATGAACGTGCTGTTGTATTCCGTCTGGGACGCATCCAAGCTGACAAAGCCAAGGGGCCAG GTTTGATCCTGGTTCTGCCATGCATAGATGTGTTTGTCAAAGTCGACCTCCGAACAGTTACTTGCAACATTCCTCCACAAGAG ATCCTCACCAGAGACTCCGTAACTACTCAGGTAGATGGAGTTGTCTATTACAGAATCTATAGTGCTGTCTCAGCAGTGGCTAATGTCAACGATGTCCATCAAGCAACATTTCTGCTGGCTCAAACCACTCTGAGAAATGTCTTAGGGACACAGACCTTGTCCCAGATCTTAGCTGGACGAGAAGAGATCGCCCATAGCATCCAG ACTTTACTTGATGATGCCACCGAACTGTGGGGGATCCGGGTGGCCCGAGTGGAAATCAAAGATGTTCGGATTCCCGTGCAGTTGCAGAGATCCATGGCAGCCGAGGCTGAGGCCACCCGGGAAGCCAGAGCCAAG gtCCTTGCAGCTGAAGGAGAAATGAATGCTTCCAAATCCCTGAAGTCAGCCTGCATGGTGCTGGCTGAGTCTCCCATAGCTCTCCAGCTGCGCTACCTGCAGACCTTGAGCACGGTAGCCACCGAGAAGAATTCTACAATTGTGTTTCCTCTGCCCATGAATATACTAGAGGGCATTGGTGGCGTCAGCTATGATAACCACAAGAAGCTTCCAAATAAAGCCTGA
- the STOML3 gene encoding stomatin-like protein 3 isoform X3 produces MCLKIIKEYERAVVFRLGRIQADKAKGPGLILVLPCIDVFVKVDLRTVTCNIPPQEILTRDSVTTQVDGVVYYRIYSAVSAVANVNDVHQATFLLAQTTLRNVLGTQTLSQILAGREEIAHSIQTLLDDATELWGIRVARVEIKDVRIPVQLQRSMAAEAEATREARAKVLAAEGEMNASKSLKSACMVLAESPIALQLRYLQTLSTVATEKNSTIVFPLPMNILEGIVPAQHSHM; encoded by the exons ATGTGCTTGAAG ATCATTAAGGAGTATGAACGTGCTGTTGTATTCCGTCTGGGACGCATCCAAGCTGACAAAGCCAAGGGGCCAG GTTTGATCCTGGTTCTGCCATGCATAGATGTGTTTGTCAAAGTCGACCTCCGAACAGTTACTTGCAACATTCCTCCACAAGAG ATCCTCACCAGAGACTCCGTAACTACTCAGGTAGATGGAGTTGTCTATTACAGAATCTATAGTGCTGTCTCAGCAGTGGCTAATGTCAACGATGTCCATCAAGCAACATTTCTGCTGGCTCAAACCACTCTGAGAAATGTCTTAGGGACACAGACCTTGTCCCAGATCTTAGCTGGACGAGAAGAGATCGCCCATAGCATCCAG ACTTTACTTGATGATGCCACCGAACTGTGGGGGATCCGGGTGGCCCGAGTGGAAATCAAAGATGTTCGGATTCCCGTGCAGTTGCAGAGATCCATGGCAGCCGAGGCTGAGGCCACCCGGGAAGCCAGAGCCAAG gtCCTTGCAGCTGAAGGAGAAATGAATGCTTCCAAATCCCTGAAGTCAGCCTGCATGGTGCTGGCTGAGTCTCCCATAGCTCTCCAGCTGCGCTACCTGCAGACCTTGAGCACGGTAGCCACCGAGAAGAATTCTACAATTGTGTTTCCTCTGCCCATGAATATACTAGAGGGCATTG
- the STOML3 gene encoding stomatin-like protein 3 isoform X2 yields the protein MNSRGELVGVNNKRLGVCGWILFSLSFLLVIITFPISIWMCLKIIKEYERAVVFRLGRIQADKAKGPGLILVLPCIDVFVKVDLRTVTCNIPPQEILTRDSVTTQVDGVVYYRIYSAVSAVANVNDVHQATFLLAQTTLRNVLGTQTLSQILAGREEIAHSIQTLLDDATELWGIRVARVEIKDVRIPVQLQRSMAAEAEATREARAKVLAAEGEMNASKSLKSACMVLAESPIALQLRYLQTLSTVATEKNSTIVFPLPMNILEGIGGVSYDNHKKLPNKA from the exons ATGAACTCCAGAGGCGAGCTTGTAG GTGTCAACAATAAACGGCTTGGTGTATGTGGCTGGATCCTGTTTTCCCTCTCTTTCCTGTTGGTGATCATTACCTTCCCCATCTCCATATGGATGTGCTTGAAG ATCATTAAGGAGTATGAACGTGCTGTTGTATTCCGTCTGGGACGCATCCAAGCTGACAAAGCCAAGGGGCCAG GTTTGATCCTGGTTCTGCCATGCATAGATGTGTTTGTCAAAGTCGACCTCCGAACAGTTACTTGCAACATTCCTCCACAAGAG ATCCTCACCAGAGACTCCGTAACTACTCAGGTAGATGGAGTTGTCTATTACAGAATCTATAGTGCTGTCTCAGCAGTGGCTAATGTCAACGATGTCCATCAAGCAACATTTCTGCTGGCTCAAACCACTCTGAGAAATGTCTTAGGGACACAGACCTTGTCCCAGATCTTAGCTGGACGAGAAGAGATCGCCCATAGCATCCAG ACTTTACTTGATGATGCCACCGAACTGTGGGGGATCCGGGTGGCCCGAGTGGAAATCAAAGATGTTCGGATTCCCGTGCAGTTGCAGAGATCCATGGCAGCCGAGGCTGAGGCCACCCGGGAAGCCAGAGCCAAG gtCCTTGCAGCTGAAGGAGAAATGAATGCTTCCAAATCCCTGAAGTCAGCCTGCATGGTGCTGGCTGAGTCTCCCATAGCTCTCCAGCTGCGCTACCTGCAGACCTTGAGCACGGTAGCCACCGAGAAGAATTCTACAATTGTGTTTCCTCTGCCCATGAATATACTAGAGGGCATTGGTGGCGTCAGCTATGATAACCACAAGAAGCTTCCAAATAAAGCCTGA